The Zalophus californianus isolate mZalCal1 chromosome X, mZalCal1.pri.v2, whole genome shotgun sequence genomic interval GTAATGGGAGATGATCTGGAAAGACCCAGAGCTGCTTCACTTAGGCCTCTCAAAGAACTGGAATGGATTACAAGCTGTTCTAACTGGATAGGATTTGAACAAGGATCACCACTTCCTTGTACACTCCTTTTAgacacatgcaacacacataatGCATCCTGCACATACAGGCAGGAGACAATATGCATATAAAGCAAACATCTCCCACACATTATCTTGGTCAATATATTTGACGTAATGACTATGATGAAATTATCTTAACATTAAAGTATTTACTCTGCCGGGTAATGCAGTAAAACCGTCACACACGTGATTGTACTTAAAAGTCATGACAATCCTATGGAAAGAGATTTTCGTTTTACTATAAGGAAATCGAGGTTTAGAAAACATTAACTTTCCCAAGATGAAAGGGGTAGAAAATGGCAGAGTCCAGATGTAAATCAAGAAGTTTCTGACCCCAGGCCCCATGTCCTTAACGATTAAACCACATTGCCTCCATAGGGAATTAACAACAGTGTCCAAACCATAAGATTGTTGTGATGGTTAAATATATGTGATATGCTTAGCACATTGTCTGACATAGAACACACATCCTATTAATGTTAGCATTTTAGTGCacagaatatttaccaaaaatttCCACAGTAAACACCATTATTTATCAATATCAAACaccaatatttataattataagaaaataatgttgtattatttaaacattatttataataacacaCACCTAAACTCCTTTTGTTTGCTACCATCTAGAAATATGTGTGACTTTTGTGATGGAATCTCTATGGAACGACTGATGAGAAGAGATAGCAACTACAGACTGTTACACCTCCTGCCCAGTAGGCtacaaaaatgaagtatttgcaCCTGGCATACTCCTGTCATCTTCTAAGGAGCCATCTACATAAACAGGAGTAGGCGGAGCTTAAGCACTAAATGACCCATGAAGTACATAATGTACATATCAATTTTATTTGACAATTGCGGCTTGCATCCTTTTGCTTTGACCCAAAGATACATTTGTAGACAGAGGACAGTTCTGAAAACTTCTTTATGTTCCATCAGTTTCACCGAAAGTGGTCAAATTTACCACTTGTTTGTTTTCCGCCCAGCTTTCCTATTTCTATCTACCAATCCAAATGAGAACTTCTACTAAATACTTTATCATGGCTTCTATATGAGAGGAGCCATCTCTCCCTGATTTTCTGGAACATTCCGGATTTGAAACTGTCCCAATGTTAGGCTGGGATTCCGAATTTGGTTGGAAGCATTGGCCCTGTAGACGTGATGCACGAAGCTCTATGCGGAGAGCCGTGCCTCACAGGCTGGTGTCCCGTCTGCTTTATAGGACTGGATCTGCACTGACTCCAATGATCCTTGATTGTGGCTTTTTGTAATTTTGCAAATACTTCACTAAATGTTCTGTCACTCTTAATGGAATTCTAAGTTTCGCGGttgagttggggtggggaggaagatgacgtctttggtttatatattttgacATTAAATCAAAGGAGATCTCTCTTTTCATCAAacaatttaattttgatattactcattcctttcattttatgtaattaGATAATCTCTAACTCTAGGTATTGCCTAGGAACCTGCCCATTGTTACCTCTCTTCTTCTACTTGGGAAGTATTTTAATTGTAGAAACATCGTGAAGAGCATTTCTAGTGACACAATAGAATCCACCGCACCCCAATTTCTAGTCCAAATGGCATAAGCCAAAATTAAATGTTATGTAGGGATTCCTGGAAGAAAGCATCAGATAACCAAACACTATGAGCaaaaaattgatttattatatatattctctattaATTCATAATAGCTTCTTGGATCTTAAATGTCTTCTTTGCTATTTCCAATgcttaaaaattgtaattttaaaacataagtactgttttatatacattgtgatttctttctctctctctttctcttttaacttcTAAGCATGAATGATATGGTCTCCAAGTATCCACTTGGGAGGGAAAGGGGATAGGATTCATTGTTTTGCTCTAACACGGTAGAATTTAAAACTTCACATCATATACCTGGAGTTTCAACTATATGAAAAATAGCCAAATGTCATCACTTTCttggatatttctttttcatgtatatatatgtataatataaacaGAATATGTCTGATTAGTACATTTCAACATTTCATCAGTGTGACTTTTATCtcctattttatataaaataaaatatacagagagaagaaaggagacatCTGTTCATCGTACACATAAAGTAAATAAACGTTCATGTATGGCTTTGCAAAGGTAGATTATGATGTGACTttcatactttatttatttaaaagcatcTTGAGAGAACGCATTAGTGTGCTTACGAGGGCGGCCATGGTGGTTGAATGTCGCGCCGAGAGTCCAACATTAGGATCCCCACTGGTCTTTCCAGTGGCTGCCTCTGCAGCTTTCAGGAGACAAATGTAGTTTATGACCACTTCATTGATCTTCGCTACGATTTCCTGCCGCTGTGTTTCTGAGTTCACGACCTTCACTAATCGCATGCAAGCTTCCGTTAGGCAACAGAGCACTTGAAAGCTGGAAGTCATAGCTAGGAGCATCTCCTCTGGGCTTTTCTCGGCCATTGCCAGTTTCCTACAGGCACTTCCCAACTGTCTGGACTCGATGGACAACAGCTGCTTGTACTGAGAAAGCGTAAGGTCATATGCTTCAGGGCGtgactcctctctcttcccctttgttGCCCTGACAAGGCAGAGCAGCTCATTGGCATCATTTTGGGCTGCGAGGAACCCATCAGGCATTGCATACGTGCTCTCTTTTAGGGCACTGATTCTTGCAATCCGGGCATCGAAGGCCAGGCTGCTAAAGTCCGCATCCTCTGGGCCAGTCAGGTCGTCTGCCCAGACCTTCAGCACTGGCCCTCTGGTCAGCTCCCCTCCTTGCTTCCGAATCCCAACAGCCAGAGGTGGGCTGATTGGTTCTGGCATGGCTTGAGTCATCTGTGGTCGAAAGAGGCAAGAGACCTGGCGTGCGGGCCCTCCCTCCTCTTCATCCTCATCGCCGTCTTCATCCTGCCCTCGGGTCAGGAAGCAGTAGCTGAAAGGTCCCCGGCATCTCCAATTGCTGCCTTCCAGCTTGCGCAAGGGTAATGTCCTACACAGCTTTGAGTCTTTGTGAGCGGCCGGGGACCTTTTGTGAACTTTCCCCTCAGAGCTAAAGAACATCGAGCTTTGGGAAAAACTTTTGGTGAGCTTCTTCCCCAGGGGGAGTTCTGCTCGCCTTTCCGAGCTGGCCTCCTGTGCTTCCGTGACACCTGGACACTTTAAGCTGACCGCACCCTTGGTTCTCTCTTGGAGGGTCTCCAAACCTACAGATCCCGAGAGGATACTGCTGCTACGTCTCAGAGCCCTCTGGCTGGGGGATGTTCCGAGGCTCCCCCCTCTCAGATCCAGTGGCCGCCAGTTCACAGCCTCTCCGTATGCCAGATTTGCTTGGGAGAAATCATTAGGGTCTTGATTTGGAATTGGCACCTTTGATTCCGAGTGAATGTTTGATGGTAGCAGGATGGGATCAGCTTCAGGATGTTGAGACCAAGCTGAAGGCATGCCTCCTCGTCTCTCCTTCCCAGGCTCTGTCAAAGCTACACTAGGGGtagcagagaaacagagagaatcaTTAAGCATCTCATGGGGGGTCATTTTCACTGAATCTCTACATGCTGTTTGTCATCGCCCGAGGATGCACTCTAGAAGGGCCGGCATTTGTCAGGGTCACCCCCCTTTTCAAAGACTGCCTCCTGAGATCTCATCAGATTTCCATTTCAACACATTTCAAGAAATTCAGGGAGTCTGTTATTTCTGAAACTATGGGTTTCTTTGGAATTGGCTAGCAATCACAGTCGTTTTCAGAGACCATGGCGTTTCATGACTTGCCTTGCCCCCAGTATTTATCTAGCAGCGTTTAGACATGTAATTAGAAAACGTACCTCCTAGATCTCGACTATGCAAACATATTTATGACATTGAAGTTTCACTTCAAGGCAGTTAGGTGAATCCTGGCatcagttatctttttttttaaatggtctaaTTTAATGAATGCAAAGTAAACAAGGTCAACTTTTTTAAGAGGTCCCCACGAGGTCTGCCTGGTACTGGGTTTGAAGCAGAGACCCTGGACGAGTTGCCCAACTATTCTCAAAAAAGTTGTcatgtgaggggtgcctgagtggctcagtcattaagggtctgccttcgggtcaggtcatgatccccgggtcctgggatcgagccccgcatcgggttcactgcttggcgggaagcctgcttctccctctcacaactctccctgcttgtgttccctctctcgccgtctctgtcaaataaataaataaaaatcttaaaaaaaaaagttgtcatgtgaatttcaattaaaaaaattttttaaaaaagctgttatgtgaagaaaatatttctgcCTCACAGAATTTTAGTGAGAAGAGGGAAGTTAGGGGAAAGCTCTTTGTAAACCACGAAAGAGTAAACAGCATGCTTTAATTAGAGGTCAAGATGCTAGCGGAGTGACGAGTTAAGGAACATTCATAGACCCGTTTCCCAAGGCCGGGGATGTCAGTGGTGGGTTTTGTGAAAGGAGATCATCTTAAAAGGGCTGCAAATGAACCAAGGTAAGCTCTCCCTACCATCTACTGACCTAGTATGGAAGCAACACTGTTGATATACTTTGATATTTGAGAGTATGAAAGAACATCTGGTTTTTGCCCCAGGACGGCTGGCCGAGTGGATCGGTGAGAGGAATATGTGCCCACTGGGTGGCAGAATGGTGAAGATGGGCGCGGAAGGTGGCTGTTCTTGTTTCTACCTGtgcctatattttattcttttggggaaaataaagcaGCTCGTCGTGCATACCCCCAGAGCCTTCCTGACACCGAGGTGTGCCAGATACTGCAGAACACATCTCTAAGAGAGTCTTACAGAGTAGGGAGGGATGTTAAGTATTGCTGAAGGGCAAATGATCTTCCCCAACCCCTTTGATCTCCCCGCTACCCTGCTCTATTCTCCTTCCTTGCCCCTCAATGACGAAATGGCAAAAACAGAAATTTGAGGTCTTGAGAGGGACATTAAACTCTTGGGACTCTACGTCATACTGTCCTGTAACCAAAAGTCCTGCTGAACGCTGCTAAAAATCTACATTtagactttagaaaaaaaaatgtattgctcCACCACATTTTGGAAGCCAGCACAGAGCAAGATTCTCAAGAGTGGACGCCATTTCCACTATTGTTCCAGATCTAGGAACTTCAGTGTTCACTAAACACAGGGAAGGGGGATGCAGAATCAATGCTTGATAACCTGGCCACAGTTCTGCAgcctttaaacaaaattttaacttttagttTTCTTCCAGACTTTATACTTTTAGGTTTGTCGTAAATCTGGTTTACATGCTTCCGGGGTGTAATGCGAAGCACTAAATCCATCATTGCTGTACCTGTGGTTTCCTTAATCTTGGGGAGTCGATGACATCCATCTCTCAAAGTGCCAAACAGGGGTTCCGCATTAATAGCTGTGTGCAGGGCAGGCACTGTCATCCGTGGACACATCCCTTCCGTCTGGGGGTGTAATTCCTTAAAGGTGGCTCCGTGGGGGGGCAGCCCAGCGGCTCTCTCCTCGGAAGGAACGTAACTCATGCCTTTCCCCGAAGTCTCGGGAATCAGGTGCTTCCCCATAGCGGGGCAGAGTGGGGACTCCACAGGTGCGGCACAGGTGCCACAGCCCGCCTCCACTGACGAGCCTTGGGAGCTCTGTAGAGAAAAATGGCACTCGCCTTGTAACGATGACATCCGCTTGGCCAAGTGGTAGTCACAAAGGCGGGCCACGCTCTCTTCCGCCTCGGGAAGCTTGGAAGGATGGTCACAGGTGGACGGATCAGTATCCTCGGGGTTATCTAAGTCTTTGGCTGAAGATACACAGGTCACGTCAGTTAAGAAGTGGTCCCGTTGGCCAAGTGCGGAAACCTCACCGGCTTCTCCATCAGGAGCGCCTTCGTCCTTCTCTTCCGCCTCCCTTGTCCCCAGACCAGAAGCTCTCGGGAACGTTATCCCCGTTGCCGCTTCCAACCCACTTTGCTCAGTCACCGCCCCCTCAGCGGCCATGTACCATCTTTGGCTGTCCTTGCGAAAGGCAGTTCTTTCCAGGTTAAAAGTGCTTAGGTGTTGACTGTCCCTTGAAGATACAGTACCAAATTTACCTttggcttcctcctctgcctcgGCCGTTTTGGCCCCCTGCTGCTTTTTCCCTGGCATGTTTGCACTAGGGGCCGCCTTCCCCTCCCCATCGGCCagcttgcttttccttttgctgGTGCAGGAATACACCACCGACCCCATGTGCAGTTTGCTAAAGTAGTCGGTGACCGACTTGGTCTCCATGGTTTCGGGCTCCATCTCCATGGGGTCTGGGTGAAGGATCTGCTTGGAAGGCACAACTTTGGGCGGGAGGTCAGTCACTGGGCGGGTGGCCAGGGCGTGGGAGGACTTGGGAGGCAAGCCCCCGGCAGGGGTTTTGGAGGTGGGGAACTCGGTCTGCTCCTCTGCAAGGGGGTGGTATCCTTCGTGAGTGGCCAAGAACATGCGGGAGAGGCTTTCTGACTGCTTCTGTGCTGTGGCCAGTTCAGAGCTCTCAGTCATTTCAGAAGAGTTAGTCTCATTGCCCGAGTCTGACGAAGACTCGGGACTATAAGCCCGCAAGATGGCTACACCTGCATGCCGTAAAAGACAAGAGCCGATTAATGGATGCATCAGAGGCACTAGGAGACACGTAAATGGGACTCGttattataaaacaacaacaacaacaacaacaacaaaagacaaacaaaaaaccaaggtTTTCCCTTTGCAGTAAGGACTCTGAGTTTATTGCACAATTGTTCCAGAAATGGGGGGAAATACGtgccacatatttaaaaaaacaaaaaaacaaaaaaacgaaggAAACCACGTACACAGAAAACCCATGATGGTAGTTTCAACACACTTATGAAATGGGACATGCGTGAAATGGAGAACAGCACACAACAGGACTTCAGGGGTAAATGGCTTGAGAGGATGCAATGCATGGTTATCAGTGAATAAATGTAACAATCGTGAAAGAACCTGAATTGTCACTGGTCTGCTGTTCTTCTGACACGGACAGAGCTTCTAGAGCTTCCAGCGTGGAAACCACGGTGTTATCCAGGCCCTTCTCACACTTGCCCTCGGCGCTGGTGGGCACAGCGTCAATGAGGGACACGGGGATCTCATCACTTTGCAGACTCCTGCCTGGCTCCTTGTCCTCGAGGAAGGACGCTGCCTGGCTCTGGGAGTCCTCTTCATCTGAACTATCTCGAAAGCCAGGTGGGGGTGCGGCGATGGCCATGTTCAAGGAACGCAACAGGAAGTCATCCTCATTGTCATCCCCTTCTGGAGGGGGCAGGGATGTGAGGTCAATGATGTCATCGCTTGACCCAGACAGGTTGAGGATGGCTGGCTGGTTCATCTCTCCCACCACGAGGTCCTCCTCACAGCTCACCTCATCTTCGTCCTCCGCGTCATCGGTGTTTTCTGCGTAACAGATGTCGTGCAGGAGGGGCTCCTCTATCCCCTCGGCGGCCTCAAAGTTTTTGACATCACCTATGTTTGCATAAACGGAATTTGCCACAAACTGGATGCTCTCAGCATCAGGAGTGAGATCCAGGCCCTTCATGTCATTGGCACTGCCGATGTAGAGATTCCTCTGCTTCTCCAGCAGTTCCGGGCTCTCCTCCAGTAGTCTATCGTAGCCGAGAGTCGGGGGATTCATGCCATCATCCAAGGCGAGATCTCCGAAAATAAAGGACACTTTAGCTCCTCTCGGAGACTCCTGGGCTTTCTTTAGTGTTTCCGGTCCTGAGAGGGTCAGCAGGGACCGCTGAGCTAGAGTCCTGTAGTCGGCCTCACACGGAGCATCTCCCGGCTGGGTCAGCGGCTGGTTGAGTTCGTCTGGATTATAGGTGCTGTCTATATACAGGTGCCGGTGGTCTTTGGGACACAAGGTGCCGTCCGAAATATCGACCGTCTTCTGTTTTGAATCTATATATGTTATTTGGGCTTCTTGCTCCCCTTCGCCAATAAAGGTGGTCATCTGGGGTATACAGTTCCAATCGGGGCCAAGGAGGTtatgctttcctttattttcagttcCTAAGGAGAAAGAATCATGCAAAGACAACGTTACTGTGAGGCCTGGTTTCTTAATTTCATGGCTTGTAGCATCATCACTTTTGTAAATACGGTCATGCAGCCTTCCGGATATGGTACCAGTCGATGGAGGCTTCAGGTGTCAGGATTTCCTGGTTAGGAGAACTGACCTTAACAAAATCGATCCCACACAAAATATAATTGCTATCTGATAAAAAAGAATACCATCCGAGTATGGGGAACTGCAGCTTAACTCCATCTGACCCTTGGTTCTATTATTAGAAGACCTCATTTCCATCTATGAATGGGAATATACAAAATGCCTTTCAAATTCCTTAAAGGCCACAGTCCAATCAGTTGTCATTCCAGAAAATAGATTCCCCTTTTCTCGGTAAAGTGAGATCTGACATCCCCCACTTTGTGGACGAAGATGTTGGACTTTTTCCTCATTGAGTTAAGAGAAAGTCAAGGAACCGCATACTTCCACCACGTATTTTAGGAACTATTGTATAATGTGATAATGTCACAATAAAAATAgtctaatatatacatacataaaaatatgataatattGTAATGATAGTAGAAAAACCTCTATCCTCAGCCTTTGTAtatcctagtgagtgtgaagaCATCCACGCATAAAGCTTAGGATGGATGCTTGCGCGTGTGCGCGCACATGCACACGTGTATGAGTGCATAACGTGGAGCACGTCACAGGTAATGTGCTTCTCTCTActatttcttctccctttttaagattttatttatttgacagagagacacagtgaaagagggaacacaagcagggggagtgggagagggagaagcaggcttcccgccgaccggggagcccgatgcggggctcgatcccaggaccctgggatcatgacctgagccgaaggcagacgcttgacgactgagccacccaggtgcccctatttcttctcttttctttttttccccctctctgctATTTCTAAGCATAGTTAACAGTTTGGCTAATTTCAATTTTTACTGGTATCAGGAGAACTCCTGAAGATTTGTTTGATGTTCCTCATGAATTAAAATTGCAAAaccctaatttaaaaatcattgttttggTTGTTCCTCAAGGGTCTTCCAGTAGGGAATTTTGATGTGGAAATTTTGCTCTGACATTTAACAAGACAAGGCGGTGTGTCATTCTGTCAATACTGCTTTGTAGATTCCAGAGGAAACATTCTGAGGAAGTGTTGGGGACACACATTCTCCCATTACTGCCCTCAAATTGCCCCCTGGCCTAGGTCTGGATAATACTGACATCAGATGTACAAGACATATGGGAAGAAAATCAGTTCTACCGAAGATGTTTTTGCTTCCTGCAAGTTATACACATTAAACTCAATGCTGAACGCTGTTCCAAGTCCTTTAGctaaatgcatatattttcacATGAGTGGCAAGTAAAGATACAATTCTGAAGACACTGAGCTACACAAGAACCATATTTACACGTTACCTTATGATAAACAGACCTGTGGGGGTTCAGCATTGTTTTATGAACAATTTCGATTATGACTGGCTGCGTGTGGGGCTGCGTGTGTAGCGCACGCTCGTGTATGTCAGGGGATTGACTTGCTGCGAGACAGCAGTTTAGCAAAGCCAGGACAGAGCTCTGGGTTTAAACTAGTGGCTGGCAAATTTTTCCTGTAAAGGGAGGGCTAGATGGTAGACgtttttaggttttgtgggccaaCTGCTCAGTCG includes:
- the FRMPD4 gene encoding FERM and PDZ domain-containing protein 4 isoform X3; this encodes MTANRDGRDCFINHMTQGIPFDDPRLESCQILPPAPRRVEMRRDPVLGFGFVAGSEKPVVVRSVTPGGPSEGKLIPGDQIVMINDEPVSAAPRERVIDLVRSCKESILLTVIQPYPSPKSAFISAAKKARLKSNPVKVRFSEEVIINGQVSETVKDNSLLFMPNVLKVYLENGQTKSFRFDCNTSIKDVILTLQEKLSIKGIEHFSLMLEQRTEGAGTKLLLLHEQETLTQVTQRPSSHKMRCLFRISFVPKDPIDLLRRDPVAFEYLYVQSCNDVVQERFGPELKYDIALRLAALQMYIATVTTKQTQKISLKYIEKEWGLETFLPSAVLQSMKEKNIKKALSHLVKANQNLVPPGKKLSALQAKVHYLKFLSDLRLYGGRVFKATLVQAEKRSEVTLLVGPRYGISHVINTKTNLVALLADFSHVNRIEMFTEEDSLVRVELHVLDVKPITLLMESSDAMNLACLTAGYYRLLVDSRRSIFNMANKKNTGTQETGTENKGKHNLLGPDWNCIPQMTTFIGEGEQEAQITYIDSKQKTVDISDGTLCPKDHRHLYIDSTYNPDELNQPLTQPGDAPCEADYRTLAQRSLLTLSGPETLKKAQESPRGAKVSFIFGDLALDDGMNPPTLGYDRLLEESPELLEKQRNLYIGSANDMKGLDLTPDAESIQFVANSVYANIGDVKNFEAAEGIEEPLLHDICYAENTDDAEDEDEVSCEEDLVVGEMNQPAILNLSGSSDDIIDLTSLPPPEGDDNEDDFLLRSLNMAIAAPPPGFRDSSDEEDSQSQAASFLEDKEPGRSLQSDEIPVSLIDAVPTSAEGKCEKGLDNTVVSTLEALEALSVSEEQQTSDNSGVAILRAYSPESSSDSGNETNSSEMTESSELATAQKQSESLSRMFLATHEGYHPLAEEQTEFPTSKTPAGGLPPKSSHALATRPVTDLPPKVVPSKQILHPDPMEMEPETMETKSVTDYFSKLHMGSVVYSCTSKRKSKLADGEGKAAPSANMPGKKQQGAKTAEAEEEAKGKFGTVSSRDSQHLSTFNLERTAFRKDSQRWYMAAEGAVTEQSGLEAATGITFPRASGLGTREAEEKDEGAPDGEAGEVSALGQRDHFLTDVTCVSSAKDLDNPEDTDPSTCDHPSKLPEAEESVARLCDYHLAKRMSSLQGECHFSLQSSQGSSVEAGCGTCAAPVESPLCPAMGKHLIPETSGKGMSYVPSEERAAGLPPHGATFKELHPQTEGMCPRMTVPALHTAINAEPLFGTLRDGCHRLPKIKETTV